The following coding sequences are from one Scomber japonicus isolate fScoJap1 chromosome 3, fScoJap1.pri, whole genome shotgun sequence window:
- the terf2ip gene encoding telomeric repeat-binding factor 2-interacting protein 1 has protein sequence MPSKQQDVKPKILSVLFMTLDGEPMSFYLRPGPAKSKLQPLITAGGGLLCKVQQPGAILLIDPEEKGSIPESTAHWYVSTQYIHDCIEKDEQLNLEDYKLNPEGEQRQSPTPSNRKEPSPSGLGGRVAYTPEEDAAILSYVSKHKSEIGGNRLWQQMEKQHVTSHSWQSMKYRYRVRLAHKQSEIGEVAEEELKAAEEETKAHSETTDPLQTQSAETDLTDLTQIDAEPEPAESTQPENSTEAETSSSPQPEEPPMDPQREAIPAESTEPETDTSQSTISPQKENVPEDSQPEPLPNTSSLKKSKEKEKTSPKLVQPQRRSTRRQLELEDALSSQPYSKKLRSASASIEQLSSSPKPSKKTRSAVKSSPQKDTTVDQPPPKRARGKREATVAECQQEESVPAAVSDTVQADEESDSVPQTDEKKKEGRKSGILVLASNEFEDESEPEDEAPHHQNPAVTVTLQPTSTDPVPPSSDKAIDAASTQSNLETGPSLQENVQEALASSSNHLPETSCPQPASAEPVASMPTATQPPATEPAVPEPAVREAAVPKAAVPEAAVPEPAAVDPAATEPAAVEPAAVALAGTEPAVPEPPVTEPAVVVPAAAECAAAQAVPATSKPHLFIFDNESQEEDSQSVIGNNTAVNPQPTVNKEAALSLTQVQLEEDKQRIRELISQTKQDLICVTKALLRTSGDFSAALELLLNPSSVSGPFWNRCDDSLLLSTDSAARQQLQEKYGEEGVAKRIVFLEVEG, from the exons ATGCCATCCAAACagcaggatgtcaaacctaaaATCCTTTCGGTTCTCTTCATGACCTTGGATGGTGAACCCATGTCTTTCTATCTGCGGCCGGGTCCTGCCAAGAGCAAGCTCCAGCCTCTCATCACAGCTGGGGGAGGCCTGCTGTGCAAAGTGCAGCAGCCCGGGGCGATTCTGCTGATTGACCCAGAGGAGAAAGGCTCTATTCCTGAAAGTACTGCTCACTG GTACGTGTCCACGCAGTACATTCATGACTGTATTGAGAAAGATGAACAGCTGAATTTAGAGGACTACAAGTTAAATCCTGAAGGAGAACAGAGACAATCTCCTACACCCAGCAACAGAAAAGAGCCCTCACCATCTGGACTAGGAG GCAGAGTGGCTTACACCCCTGAAGAGGACGCTGCCATTTTGAGTTATGTCAGTAAGCACAAGAGTGAAATTGGTGGGAACCGGCTTTGGCAACAGATGGAAAAGCAGCATGTGACCAGCCACAGTTGGCAGTCGATGAAATACCGTTATAGAGTACGGCTGGCTCATAAACAGTCAGAGATTGGGGAGGTGGCAGAGGAAGAGCTCAaggcagcagaggaagagacCAAG GCACATTCAGAGACAACAGACCCTCTTCAGACACAATCAGCAGAAACAGATCTAACAGATCTAACACAG ATAGATGCTGAACCTGAGCCAGCTGAAAGCACACAACCAGAGAACtcaacagaagctgaaacatcAAGCTCTCCCCAACCTGAGGAGCCTCCCATGGACCCACAGAGAGAGGCTATTCCTGCTGAGAGCACAGAACCAGAAACAGATACCTCACAATCAACCATTTCCCCccaaaaagaaaatgtgccAGAGGACTCTCAACCCGAGCCCCTGCCCAACACTTCTTCTctaaaaaagtcaaaagagaaagagaagaccTCCCCTAAGCTGGTCCAACCACAGCGCCGGTCAACACGCAGGCAGCTTGAGCTCGAGGACGCACTGTCGTCTCAACCTTACAGCAAAAAACTCAGATCAgcatcagcttctattgagcaaCTATCATCATCCCCCAAGCCATCAAAGAAAACTAGATCAGCAGTTAAATCTTCTCCTCAAAAAGACACAACAGTTGACCAGCCGCCTCCTAAGAGAgccagaggaaagagagaggcaaCAGTGGCAGAGTGTCAACAGGAGGAGAGTGTACCGGCTGCTGTTTCTGATACAGTGCAAGCAG ATGAGGAATCTGATTCAGTGCCACAGACAGacgagaagaagaaagaagggaggaaatcgGGGATTCTTGTGTTGGCTTCAAACGAGTTTGAAGATGAAAGTGAG CCTGAGGACGAAGCTCCACATCACCAAAACCCAGCTGTAACGGTGACGCTACAACCCACATCAACAGATCCTGTCCCGCCCTCTTCAGACAAAGCTATTGATGCTGCTTCCACACAGTCCAACCTTGAGACTGGACCCAGCCTTCAGGAGAATGTGCAAGAGGCCCTGGCCTCCAGTAGCAACCACCTACCAGAGACAAGTTGTCCTCAGCCTGCATCTGCTGAGCCTGTAGCGTCCATGCCTACAGCTACTCAGCCTCCAGCCACTGAGCCAGCAGTCCCTGAGCCTGCAGTCCGTGAGGCTGCAGTCCCTAAAGCTGCAGTCCCTGAGGCTGCAGTCCCTGAGCCTGCAGCAGTTGATCCTGCAGCCACTGAGCCTGCAGCAGTTGAGCCTGCAGCCGTTGCACTTGCAGGCACTGAGCCTGCAGTCCCTGAGCCTCCAGTCACTGAGCCTGCAGTCGTAGTGCCTGCAGCTGCCGAGTGTGCAGCTGCTCAGGCGGTCCCAGCTACCTCCAAGCCCCACCTTTTCATATTTGACAATGAATCTCAGGAAGAAGATTCTCAGTCAGTTATTGGTAACAACACAGCAGTCAACCCACAGCCAACAGTGAACAAAGAAGCTGCACTGTCGCTGACTCAGGTCCAGTTAGAAGAGGACAAGCAGCGAATCAGAGAGCTGATAAGCCAGACAAAACAG gaCTTAATTTGTGTGACCAAAGCCCTGTTGAGGACTAGTGGAGATTTCTCTGCAGCCCTGGAGCTGCTTTTGAATCCCTCCTCTGTTTCTGGACCTTTTTGGAATCGCTGTGACGACAGTCTTTTGCTCTCAACAGATTCTGCGGCCCGCCAGCAGCTGCAGGAGAAGTACGGTGAGGAGGGCGTGGCCAAAAGAATAGTGTTCCTTGAGGTAGAGGGATGA